From Leptolyngbya sp. 'hensonii', the proteins below share one genomic window:
- a CDS encoding caspase family protein, whose product MNMIGQRELKSPLNGSRSEITGDGAIPKGIDRQSCFAILIGINQYQLFHPLHYALWDAQAMQTFLVNEVGFPPEQCLLLTDSSPSAWGRSTYPTRETICNWLERFCGQYLHAEATVWCFFSGLGASVQGRDYLLPIDANPGDIPSTGISVQSLFDSLQAAGAKTTLALLDMNRNRSIQMNGQTGAQTIEVARNSGISTFLSCRPEEFSCESTELRQGFFTAALLEGLRHHGCHTVAQLEQYLTRHLPKLTDDYWRPLQHPVCVNDRVLKTQQLILPQTSTAMTFKDNHSNGNGNGNGNGLTEDGYVVPLANGAGAVDRPSANPMIVATVAGLRQGLASQLGSQTVELADGQQIKAVASGLQPTLYNSLLNQLVGNPNYAAPEIEGDLSYPAAPSDSPYPGIPPAVLTQQVPEQEEKSPESEVIGQQRVNESSPSSTMASPNPGSSLQPSQDDAVIEMEDGVFRGRLLLWTTLIAAFLLLGTLLRNQTAFRGVPNRDAAVPAASANGRVGAALVTSGKNPILAKPMARNSPNPVQKTPLEAARASLPNQPGRFREAIERARQIRPNQPQYEQAQANIERWSWVILDLAEGRAAEGAYQTAIATARLVPSYQPAVFAQAQQSIARWQGQLGQEQAGQRQAGQRQSSRELLSVAEKQLQPGRASTYNQAIRLASRIQAGDPEYKRARKLMDTWSQEIFKIAKNRARRGSYQKAIEAAQLVPANTASYREARRAIQQWKRR is encoded by the coding sequence ATGAATATGATTGGGCAGAGGGAACTTAAATCCCCACTGAATGGTTCGAGATCGGAGATCACAGGTGATGGAGCAATTCCTAAGGGCATCGATCGCCAATCCTGCTTTGCCATTCTGATTGGGATTAACCAATATCAATTGTTTCACCCCCTGCATTATGCGCTCTGGGATGCCCAGGCCATGCAGACGTTTCTGGTCAATGAGGTGGGCTTTCCCCCCGAACAATGTCTGCTTCTGACCGATAGTTCACCATCGGCTTGGGGGCGATCGACCTATCCAACTCGCGAAACAATTTGTAACTGGCTGGAACGATTTTGTGGTCAGTACCTTCATGCAGAGGCAACCGTCTGGTGTTTTTTCAGTGGCTTAGGAGCCTCTGTTCAAGGACGGGATTATTTGCTGCCGATCGATGCCAATCCTGGGGATATTCCCAGTACAGGGATATCGGTTCAGTCTTTGTTTGATAGTCTGCAGGCTGCGGGGGCTAAAACGACTCTGGCTTTGCTGGATATGAACCGTAACCGCAGCATCCAGATGAATGGGCAGACAGGGGCTCAAACGATCGAGGTTGCCCGCAACTCTGGCATTTCGACCTTTCTGTCCTGCCGCCCAGAGGAATTCTCCTGCGAAAGCACAGAACTGCGGCAGGGCTTCTTCACGGCAGCACTCTTGGAGGGATTGCGGCACCATGGCTGTCATACGGTAGCTCAGTTGGAGCAATATTTGACTCGCCATCTTCCCAAGCTCACCGATGACTACTGGCGACCCTTGCAGCATCCTGTCTGCGTCAATGATAGGGTATTGAAAACGCAACAACTTATTTTGCCTCAAACATCCACGGCTATGACCTTCAAAGACAATCACAGCAATGGCAACGGTAACGGCAATGGTAATGGCCTGACCGAAGATGGCTACGTTGTCCCCTTGGCTAATGGGGCTGGAGCGGTCGATCGACCTAGTGCCAATCCGATGATCGTTGCGACAGTCGCAGGGCTGAGGCAAGGTCTCGCGTCTCAATTGGGAAGCCAGACGGTGGAGCTGGCTGATGGCCAGCAGATCAAGGCAGTTGCTTCTGGTTTGCAGCCTACCCTCTACAATAGTTTGTTAAACCAACTGGTGGGCAACCCGAACTATGCTGCGCCTGAGATTGAGGGTGACCTGTCCTATCCGGCTGCGCCTTCCGACTCCCCCTACCCAGGGATTCCTCCTGCAGTGCTGACACAACAAGTTCCTGAGCAGGAAGAAAAATCTCCGGAATCAGAAGTCATAGGGCAGCAAAGAGTAAATGAGTCCTCTCCCTCTTCAACTATGGCTTCCCCCAACCCAGGTAGCTCCCTTCAACCTTCTCAGGATGATGCAGTGATTGAGATGGAGGATGGTGTTTTTCGCGGACGCCTCCTGCTCTGGACAACGCTCATTGCGGCTTTTCTATTGCTGGGAACCCTGTTGCGGAATCAGACGGCCTTTCGTGGGGTCCCAAACCGTGATGCGGCTGTTCCTGCTGCCTCTGCCAACGGCAGGGTTGGTGCGGCCTTGGTCACCTCTGGGAAAAATCCGATCCTGGCCAAGCCCATGGCTCGGAACAGCCCCAATCCTGTCCAGAAAACTCCTCTGGAAGCAGCAAGGGCCTCTCTACCGAATCAGCCCGGTCGATTTCGAGAAGCGATCGAACGAGCCAGACAAATTCGACCTAACCAACCCCAGTATGAGCAGGCTCAGGCAAATATTGAGCGCTGGAGCTGGGTGATTTTGGATCTGGCTGAAGGACGGGCAGCAGAGGGAGCGTATCAAACTGCGATCGCAACCGCTCGATTGGTGCCCAGTTATCAACCGGCAGTATTTGCCCAGGCGCAGCAATCGATTGCTCGCTGGCAGGGGCAATTAGGCCAGGAACAAGCAGGCCAGCGGCAAGCAGGCCAGCGGCAGTCCAGCCGAGAATTACTCTCTGTTGCTGAGAAGCAACTCCAGCCGGGACGGGCATCCACCTATAATCAGGCGATTCGTTTGGCCAGTCGGATCCAAGCGGGAGATCCGGAATATAAAAGGGCCCGAAAACTAATGGATACCTGGAGTCAGGAGATTTTCAAGATTGCCAAAAACCGGGCTAGACGAGGAAGCTATCAGAAAGCGATCGAGGCGGCTCAACTGGTGCCTGCCAACACAGCCAGCTATCGAGAAGCGCGTCGCGCCATTCAGCAGTGGAAGCGCCGTTAA
- a CDS encoding tetratricopeptide repeat protein → MLDTGRLALTGIALSLFQQGLSLSAAREYREALKSFDLVLQIRPDCSEVWHERGLALENLGDYREAVVCYDRALQSSGSKKIAHEIWHSRGNALQYGLGNYEAALQSYDQALKLKPNHYLVWQNRGNALLYGLNHFQEAVANYDRVLNLVPDYYLAWRNRGNALLELGHHQAAIASYDQALSLEPNDQVSAYARSNAISQLGLLEKQPTTDPAWYGRGYNGPEDPDAQNGTCYAPDLQEWGETDGKDTLTPIGPIELELLSHTPILLIQDTKGQREVSLKQSLYSIGRDNRSDIYLHSHYASRHHATLIQLLQTGGGYTYRIVDGDLRGKRSTNGVLVNGVKQGIWDLQHQDEIVLGPDVKLIYLAPVDDKDTTN, encoded by the coding sequence ATGCTTGATACAGGTCGATTAGCACTGACAGGGATTGCTCTATCGCTGTTCCAACAAGGGTTGAGCCTATCTGCTGCGCGAGAATATCGTGAGGCACTGAAGAGTTTTGATCTGGTTCTCCAGATCCGCCCAGACTGTTCAGAAGTTTGGCACGAGCGGGGGCTGGCGCTAGAAAATTTGGGGGATTATCGAGAAGCAGTGGTCTGTTACGATCGGGCCCTTCAATCCTCTGGCAGCAAAAAGATAGCCCATGAGATTTGGCATAGTCGCGGGAATGCCTTGCAATATGGTTTGGGCAATTATGAAGCAGCGCTGCAATCCTACGATCAGGCCCTGAAACTGAAGCCCAATCACTATCTGGTCTGGCAAAATCGCGGCAATGCCCTGCTGTACGGGTTGAATCATTTCCAGGAAGCCGTTGCTAATTATGATCGGGTTCTAAACCTGGTGCCCGACTATTACCTGGCCTGGCGAAATCGGGGAAATGCCCTGCTGGAGTTGGGTCACCATCAAGCCGCGATCGCCAGTTATGACCAGGCTCTCTCCTTAGAACCCAACGACCAGGTGAGTGCCTATGCGCGGAGCAACGCCATTAGCCAGCTTGGTCTTCTGGAAAAGCAGCCCACCACAGACCCGGCCTGGTACGGACGTGGATACAATGGCCCAGAGGATCCGGATGCCCAAAATGGAACCTGTTATGCACCAGACCTGCAGGAATGGGGAGAAACCGATGGGAAGGACACCCTTACCCCCATCGGCCCGATCGAGCTGGAGTTACTGTCCCATACGCCTATCCTGCTGATTCAAGACACCAAAGGGCAGCGAGAAGTCTCCCTGAAGCAGTCCCTTTACTCGATCGGACGGGATAACCGATCTGATATTTATCTCCATTCCCACTATGCGTCCAGACACCACGCAACCCTGATCCAGCTCTTACAAACTGGAGGGGGCTATACCTATCGGATTGTGGATGGGGATTTGCGGGGCAAGCGCAGTACCAATGGGGTTCTGGTCAATGGGGTAAAGCAGGGCATCTGGGATCTGCAGCATCAAGATGAGATTGTTCTGGGGCCTGATGTGAAGTTAATTTACCTGGCCCCTGTGGATGACAAGGATACAACCAACTAA
- a CDS encoding DUF6263 family protein has product MMTTLKKTGTVAALLAIALTTTQCSNNQTKLQLRLEEGKSYNFRFSSDQKISQTLMGQQQSVNQFVAMGYSFKVLDVDKDGVMTVQVTYDSVQFKQSGATGTIEYDSTKDAKSTNPLTLGFSALVGKSFSMKIRPDGGVQDIQGADALINDMIKALKIPEGPLKDALMGNMKDQFGDQALKEMMERSLNIYPTQPVKVGDSWQKKVTMTKGFPIIMDTTWTLKELKNGVATVEVVSKLAPNSAAPPIRLEPMEMSYNLTGSQQGTLQLNQQTGFVNQAKLNQNISGQMEMKGIPGTTKSVTVPMQIESLITLEEARK; this is encoded by the coding sequence ATGATGACAACACTAAAAAAGACAGGAACGGTAGCAGCTCTACTGGCGATCGCACTAACCACCACCCAATGCTCGAACAATCAGACGAAATTACAATTGCGGTTGGAGGAAGGCAAGTCTTACAACTTTCGCTTTAGCTCCGATCAGAAGATCAGCCAGACCCTGATGGGGCAGCAGCAAAGTGTGAACCAGTTTGTTGCCATGGGCTACAGCTTCAAAGTGTTGGATGTGGACAAGGATGGGGTGATGACAGTTCAGGTCACCTATGATTCGGTCCAGTTCAAACAATCAGGAGCTACCGGAACGATCGAATACGACTCAACCAAGGATGCTAAATCAACCAATCCCCTGACCCTGGGATTCTCAGCCCTGGTGGGTAAGAGTTTCTCCATGAAAATTAGGCCGGACGGGGGGGTACAGGATATTCAGGGGGCAGATGCCCTGATCAATGACATGATCAAAGCGCTCAAAATTCCTGAAGGTCCACTCAAAGATGCCCTGATGGGGAATATGAAAGACCAGTTTGGGGATCAGGCGTTGAAGGAAATGATGGAGCGATCGCTGAATATTTATCCGACGCAGCCCGTAAAAGTGGGAGATTCCTGGCAGAAGAAAGTAACCATGACGAAGGGATTTCCCATCATCATGGATACGACCTGGACCCTGAAGGAGCTGAAGAATGGGGTGGCAACGGTTGAGGTAGTTTCCAAGCTGGCTCCCAATTCTGCTGCACCTCCCATCCGATTAGAGCCGATGGAAATGAGCTATAACCTGACTGGTAGCCAGCAGGGAACATTGCAGCTAAATCAACAGACAGGCTTCGTGAATCAGGCTAAGTTGAATCAGAATATTTCAGGGCAAATGGAAATGAAGGGGATTCCGGGGACAACGAAATCGGTCACTGTACCGATGCAGATTGAAAGCCTGATTACCCTGGAAGAAGCCCGCAAGTAA
- the cax gene encoding calcium/proton exchanger: MNFKDTLFTVLLIFIPISIAAHVLEWGPVTIFVTACLAILPLAAWMGTATEEIAVVLGPSWGGLLNATFGNATELIVALVALKAGLVDVVKATITGSIIGNLLLVMGLSMLLGGLRYKEQEFQPIIARVNASSMNLAVIAILLPTAVNITSDIIDEPTLQRLSAAVACVLILVYALTLLFSMRTHTYLYDAGLAEIAPDELAEANLAADEGNHEVNLWLWVLVLLAATVFVAIESELLVDSLKPATAYLGLTPLFTGVILLPIVGNAAEHATAVTVAIKNKMDLSVSVAVGSSLQIALFVAPVLVLAGWLLGQPMDLNFNPFELVAVTVAVLIANSISSDGRSNWLEGTLLLAAYTVLGLAFFFLPVVEGVG, from the coding sequence ATGAACTTCAAAGACACGCTTTTCACTGTTCTGCTGATCTTCATTCCAATCTCGATCGCTGCCCATGTATTGGAATGGGGTCCTGTCACGATCTTTGTGACTGCTTGTCTGGCAATTCTACCGCTGGCAGCCTGGATGGGTACTGCGACTGAGGAGATTGCAGTAGTTCTTGGTCCTTCCTGGGGGGGATTGCTGAATGCAACTTTTGGCAACGCGACGGAACTAATTGTTGCCCTGGTTGCGCTCAAGGCTGGATTAGTGGATGTCGTCAAGGCCACCATTACTGGCTCGATTATTGGTAACTTGCTTCTCGTTATGGGCCTTTCCATGTTGCTGGGAGGTCTACGCTATAAGGAACAAGAATTTCAACCCATTATTGCTCGGGTCAATGCCTCCTCCATGAATCTGGCTGTGATTGCGATCTTGCTCCCTACGGCAGTCAACATCACCTCTGATATTATTGATGAGCCCACCTTGCAGCGCCTCTCCGCAGCGGTTGCCTGTGTGCTGATTTTGGTCTATGCGCTGACCCTGCTCTTTTCCATGCGAACCCACACCTACTTGTATGATGCCGGATTAGCCGAGATCGCCCCAGATGAATTGGCTGAAGCAAATCTGGCGGCAGATGAAGGCAACCACGAGGTGAATCTCTGGTTATGGGTTCTGGTGTTGCTGGCCGCAACCGTGTTTGTGGCGATCGAATCTGAATTGCTAGTGGATAGCCTGAAACCGGCCACTGCTTATCTGGGCCTGACACCCCTATTTACGGGGGTGATTCTGCTCCCCATCGTCGGTAATGCAGCAGAACATGCAACGGCGGTAACAGTGGCGATCAAAAACAAGATGGATCTTTCAGTTTCTGTGGCAGTGGGTTCCAGTCTGCAAATTGCTCTGTTTGTTGCACCTGTGCTGGTGCTGGCTGGTTGGTTGTTGGGGCAGCCCATGGATCTCAATTTCAACCCGTTTGAGCTGGTAGCAGTTACTGTAGCGGTTCTGATTGCCAATTCCATTAGCTCTGATGGTCGATCGAACTGGTTAGAGGGCACATTGCTCCTTGCCGCTTACACTGTACTAGGATTAGCATTTTTCTTTTTGCCGGTCGTTGAAGGAGTTGGCTAG
- a CDS encoding alpha/beta fold hydrolase: MSKPLHLILLIVLLATVPFLILRSELPVVAVDRSPVVDRFFDLLRQGKFEAATQIFAFPMKQALSAEQLQAVWENLIREEGPLQQVNVVRREPMAGNEAVLVTLEFRKGSRNVRIILDPQQQIAGLFFTESLAYQPPSYVRMDSLTEQAIQVGSGKLALPATLTLPKGDGPFPVIVLVHGSGPQDRDETIGPNKPFRDLALGLASQGIAVLRYDKRTRIHPQSFTSQFTIQDETVEDAIAAVTLLRRTPRINGKKIFVLGHSLGGMMIPRIGSLDPKIAGLVILAGPTRPFEDLFLDQVLYLAKLDGTVSPEEAQLQDEIKQQVRLIKSPRLSQSLPTALILGAPASYWLDLRRYKPAEVAARLQQPLLILQGERDYQVTLTDFQGWQKALADKPRVTLKRYPGLNHLFIQGEGLSRPEEYQIPGHVDQSVIEDIATWIKAK; encoded by the coding sequence ATGTCAAAACCGCTGCACTTGATTCTACTGATCGTGCTCCTGGCAACAGTTCCATTCCTGATCCTGCGGTCTGAGTTGCCTGTAGTCGCGGTCGATCGTTCCCCGGTTGTTGATCGTTTTTTTGACCTTCTGCGCCAGGGGAAGTTTGAGGCGGCGACCCAGATCTTTGCTTTTCCCATGAAACAAGCGCTCTCTGCCGAACAACTACAGGCCGTCTGGGAGAACTTAATTCGGGAGGAAGGCCCCCTGCAGCAGGTTAACGTGGTTCGGCGAGAACCGATGGCGGGCAATGAGGCTGTTCTGGTGACCTTGGAATTTCGCAAGGGCAGCCGGAATGTCCGCATCATCCTGGATCCCCAGCAGCAGATTGCCGGGTTGTTCTTCACCGAATCTTTGGCCTACCAGCCCCCCAGCTATGTCCGCATGGACTCCCTGACAGAACAGGCGATCCAGGTCGGCAGCGGTAAGCTGGCCCTGCCTGCCACCCTTACCCTGCCCAAAGGGGACGGCCCCTTCCCGGTGATCGTCCTAGTGCATGGTTCTGGTCCCCAGGATCGGGATGAAACGATCGGTCCGAATAAACCCTTCCGAGATCTGGCTTTGGGTCTGGCTTCTCAGGGCATTGCGGTCCTCCGCTACGACAAGCGCACCCGCATTCATCCTCAAAGTTTTACCAGCCAATTCACGATTCAGGATGAAACGGTAGAGGATGCGATCGCTGCTGTGACTTTGCTCCGTCGCACCCCGCGTATCAATGGCAAAAAGATTTTCGTCCTTGGTCACAGTTTAGGGGGAATGATGATTCCCCGCATTGGTAGTCTGGACCCTAAGATTGCTGGCCTGGTTATCCTGGCTGGTCCTACCCGACCGTTTGAAGACCTGTTTCTGGACCAGGTGCTCTATCTGGCGAAACTCGATGGCACCGTCTCTCCAGAAGAGGCCCAACTGCAGGACGAAATTAAACAGCAGGTGAGGCTGATTAAATCACCCCGATTATCCCAATCCCTTCCGACGGCCCTGATTCTGGGGGCCCCCGCTTCCTATTGGTTGGATCTGCGCCGCTACAAACCGGCTGAGGTTGCGGCCCGATTGCAGCAGCCCCTACTGATCCTCCAGGGAGAGCGAGATTACCAGGTTACCCTGACTGATTTTCAGGGCTGGCAGAAGGCCCTGGCAGATAAACCCAGAGTTACTTTAAAGCGCTATCCTGGACTGAATCACCTGTTTATCCAGGGAGAGGGACTTAGTCGGCCAGAGGAGTATCAGATTCCTGGTCATGTTGACCAGAGCGTGATTGAGGATATTGCCACCTGGATTAAGGCCAAATAA
- a CDS encoding DUF790 family protein has product MLPSELLIHRQNGEAVIPKHLELNEANRAIATELIRLFQAVRGQTLGELDRHLQELEGDTPDYRIRRGLAHLLKSEAFSKFEIISPLEPQSLREQVFSLAARTLPSPLQTEQTLSQLAATLSQNLEREVVPQQIQAGLYADLMENRILTEFEAPTPESLLHRYNLSQVQGVFYRASEVKITAHRNDPGQYKLLFRYLKLFRLMAYIEGDADHGFTITIDGPTSLFSETRRYGLSFAKLLPALLHVTQWSLKATLHWQDEFAKTKKTGQFSLDADCELVSHYKPDRAYDSMIEQAFADRWSSLKTDWLLEREVDLIPIPGSVMIPDFRLVHPDGRSWLLEIVGYWRPEYLRKKFSQVRQSGRSDLILAISERLNLEKAGVKLGDVPTPILWFKDRLIPKDVLAILDKAV; this is encoded by the coding sequence ATGCTACCCAGCGAGCTGTTGATTCATCGACAAAATGGTGAAGCTGTTATCCCCAAACATCTGGAGCTGAATGAAGCCAATCGGGCGATCGCGACTGAACTGATTCGCCTGTTTCAAGCAGTCCGAGGGCAGACCCTGGGAGAACTCGATCGGCACCTGCAGGAGCTAGAAGGAGATACCCCGGACTACCGGATCCGCCGGGGGCTAGCCCATCTGCTCAAAAGTGAGGCATTCAGCAAATTTGAGATCATCAGTCCTCTAGAGCCTCAGTCCCTCCGGGAGCAAGTCTTCTCTCTGGCGGCCAGAACTTTGCCCAGTCCCCTCCAGACTGAGCAAACCCTGAGCCAGCTCGCAGCCACCTTAAGCCAGAATCTGGAGCGGGAGGTTGTGCCCCAACAGATCCAGGCAGGGCTTTATGCCGATCTGATGGAGAATCGTATTCTGACCGAGTTTGAGGCTCCCACTCCGGAGTCCCTCCTGCATCGATACAACCTGTCCCAGGTCCAGGGCGTGTTTTACCGGGCTAGTGAAGTAAAAATCACGGCCCATCGCAACGATCCTGGCCAGTACAAACTCCTGTTTCGGTATCTCAAACTGTTTCGCTTGATGGCCTATATTGAGGGTGATGCCGACCATGGCTTTACGATTACAATCGATGGGCCAACCAGTCTGTTCAGTGAAACACGCCGCTATGGCCTGAGTTTTGCCAAACTCCTGCCCGCCTTGCTCCATGTCACCCAATGGAGTCTCAAAGCCACCCTCCACTGGCAGGATGAATTTGCGAAGACGAAAAAAACGGGTCAGTTCAGTCTCGACGCTGATTGTGAGCTGGTATCCCATTACAAACCCGATCGGGCCTATGACAGCATGATTGAGCAGGCTTTTGCCGATCGCTGGAGCAGCCTCAAAACAGATTGGCTCCTGGAGCGGGAAGTTGATCTGATTCCGATCCCGGGTAGTGTCATGATTCCAGATTTTCGGCTGGTCCATCCCGATGGACGTTCCTGGCTGCTGGAAATTGTCGGATACTGGCGACCGGAGTATCTGCGGAAGAAATTCTCGCAGGTACGGCAGTCGGGCCGGAGTGACCTAATCCTGGCGATTTCAGAGCGCCTTAACCTGGAGAAAGCTGGGGTTAAACTGGGGGATGTCCCGACTCCCATCCTCTGGTTCAAGGACCGATTAATTCCCAAAGATGTCCTAGCCATCCTGGACAAAGCCGTATAG
- a CDS encoding ATP-binding protein translates to MLPTSTLQIYGEFTEEIPPSEEYLTLHFSPNSAARKRRWGNFGLSADFLGDYFAAFFPGDEVPESKINLRDTVKAAVSFIANELLENAVKFNEDAANCPVSISLHLYEREIIFCVVNYANPTIAETYQTFIRELLNSDLDEFYTQQLEKAATGMSGSSMGLLTMINDYAARFGWKFQPFEPYPDVIEVRVLVRLDL, encoded by the coding sequence ATGCTCCCGACTTCAACCCTGCAAATTTATGGGGAATTTACTGAAGAGATTCCCCCCAGTGAAGAATATCTGACCCTCCATTTTTCTCCTAACTCTGCCGCCCGCAAACGCCGCTGGGGAAATTTCGGTCTCTCCGCCGATTTTTTGGGGGACTATTTCGCCGCCTTCTTTCCTGGGGATGAGGTGCCAGAGAGCAAAATCAACCTGAGGGATACGGTTAAGGCCGCAGTCAGCTTTATCGCCAACGAGTTGCTGGAAAATGCGGTCAAATTCAATGAGGATGCAGCCAACTGTCCTGTCAGTATTTCCCTGCATTTGTATGAACGAGAAATTATCTTCTGCGTGGTGAACTACGCCAATCCAACCATAGCCGAGACCTATCAAACGTTTATTCGGGAGCTGCTGAATTCTGATCTGGATGAGTTCTACACCCAACAACTAGAGAAAGCAGCCACAGGGATGAGTGGTTCCAGCATGGGACTGTTAACCATGATTAACGATTATGCGGCCAGATTTGGCTGGAAGTTCCAGCCCTTTGAACCCTATCCGGACGTGATTGAGGTCAGGGTGCTTGTCCGGCTAGATCTATAA
- a CDS encoding adenylate/guanylate cyclase domain-containing protein: MIGRVVEQTNDRETNLLAEIDQLRLEIVRLQQLNNDLEIALFTTAEHGDMIEAQLHAANQKLQAEIVEKVQTQTALKQAEEKYRSIFENAIEGIYQVTLQGNYLNANPALAELYGYDSPAALIAQLTDIGRQLYVEPHRRDELMAYLKRFNAVSDFESQVYRKDGSMIWISENVRAIRDAEDTLLHYEGSVQDITARKITEEELRRQRRLAEQLLLNVLPQPIAERLKREQKTIADSFSAATVLFADIASFTELSSHISPIELVELLNHIFSAFDKLVDHYGLEKIKTIGDAYMVVGGLPEPKADHVEAIADLALALLQEVTHFQTAAGQPITLRLGIHTGPVVAGVIGTRKFSYDLWGDTVNIASRMESQGEAGHIQVTTAVYNRLQKRYELEERGIIEVKGKGLMRTYWLLGRKSA; the protein is encoded by the coding sequence GTGATAGGAAGGGTGGTGGAGCAGACCAACGATCGAGAAACCAACTTACTTGCGGAGATCGACCAGCTCCGTCTGGAAATTGTTCGTTTGCAGCAATTGAACAACGATCTGGAAATTGCCCTCTTCACCACAGCCGAGCATGGTGACATGATTGAAGCTCAACTGCATGCAGCCAATCAAAAACTCCAAGCTGAAATTGTAGAGAAGGTCCAAACCCAAACCGCTCTCAAGCAAGCTGAGGAGAAATATCGCAGTATTTTTGAGAATGCCATTGAAGGCATTTATCAGGTTACGCTGCAAGGTAATTATCTCAATGCTAATCCGGCTCTGGCCGAATTATATGGCTATGACTCTCCGGCAGCGTTAATCGCTCAGTTAACCGACATTGGACGGCAGCTTTATGTGGAGCCCCATCGACGGGATGAACTAATGGCCTATCTCAAACGGTTCAATGCCGTTTCAGACTTTGAATCCCAGGTGTATCGCAAAGATGGCTCCATGATCTGGATTTCTGAAAATGTCCGGGCCATTCGAGATGCAGAGGACACTTTGTTGCATTACGAAGGAAGTGTGCAGGACATCACAGCTCGCAAGATCACGGAGGAAGAACTCCGGCGGCAGCGGCGGTTGGCCGAGCAATTACTCCTGAACGTGCTGCCCCAACCGATCGCCGAGCGCCTCAAGCGGGAGCAAAAGACGATTGCTGATAGCTTCTCCGCTGCCACGGTGTTGTTTGCGGATATTGCCAGCTTTACCGAGTTGTCTTCCCACATTTCTCCGATCGAGCTAGTGGAATTACTCAACCATATTTTCTCGGCCTTCGACAAACTGGTAGACCACTACGGTCTGGAGAAAATCAAAACCATCGGCGATGCATATATGGTCGTTGGGGGTTTGCCTGAACCCAAAGCCGATCATGTGGAAGCGATCGCAGATCTGGCCCTGGCTCTGTTGCAAGAAGTCACCCACTTTCAAACCGCAGCAGGACAACCCATTACCCTCCGCCTCGGCATCCACACTGGCCCAGTGGTCGCTGGGGTGATTGGCACTCGGAAATTTAGTTACGATCTCTGGGGTGATACGGTCAATATCGCCAGCCGGATGGAATCTCAGGGAGAAGCCGGACACATTCAAGTCACCACTGCCGTCTACAATCGCCTGCAGAAGCGCTACGAGCTGGAGGAACGGGGCATTATTGAGGTTAAGGGCAAGGGCCTAATGCGAACCTACTGGCTCCTGGGGCGGAAATCTGCCTGA